The Pigmentiphaga aceris DNA segment AAGCAAGTCAGGCCGAGATGAGCACGGCTGCTTCGAACAGCGCGATGACTGGTGCCGCCATGACCCAGGCAGGCATACCGGAAACCAAGGCCACGCCCATGACAAAACAGTTGAGCCTGCAAGGCGAGGTCATCGCCACCGGCTTGAAATTCCCGGAAGGCCCGGTGGCCTTGCCCGATGGCAGTGTGCTGGTGGTCGAGATCGCCGGTGGCCGCTTGATGCGCGTGTCGCCCACGGGCGAGTTGCAGGTCGTGGCTGAACTTGGCGGCGGCCCGAATGGTGCGGCACTTGGCCCCGATGGACACTGCTATGTCTGCAACAACGGCGGCTTCAGCTGGCGCACTGACGCGGGGTTCTCACGGCCCACCGGCCCGGCTGCCGACTACGCAGGCGGCTGCATCCAGCGTGTGAATCTAGACACCGGTGCAGTCGACACGCTGTACACCCATTGCGATGGCATTGCGCTGCATGGCCCTAACGACATCGTGTTCGATGCACACGGCGGCTTCTGGTTCACCGACTTCGGCAAGACCTTTGAAGACCGCATGTTGCGCGGTGCGTTGTACTACGCGCGTCTGGATGGCAGCTTTATCCGTCGCGCCGCCCATCCGGTCCTGACCCCGAATGGTGTGGGCCTGTCGCCAGACGGCAAGACGCTGTACATGTCCGAAACGGAGACCGCCAGGCTCTGGTCCTACCCGGTGCTGTCGCCCGGCGAACTGGGCCTGGAACCCTGGCCGTCGCCCAACGGTGGCCGCCTGGTGCATGGTCTGCCCGGTTATCAGCGATTCGATTCGCTGGCCGTGGAAGAAAACGGGAACATCTGTGTGGCCACACTGGTTCGCGGCGGCATCAGTGTGATTTCACCCGACGGCAACCTGCTGGAATTCCACGCCGCACCCGAAGGCTATTGCACCAACATCTGTTTTGGCGGGGCTGATCGGCGCACGGCGTTCATCACGCTGTCGGGTTATGGGCAGTTGTTCGCGGCACGCTGGCCACGCGCCGGTCTGGCGCTGGAGGCTTGACGATGGCAGATGCAATGACAGACACCGCTGCAATGGCAAACGAGGACACGTCCATGACCGAACATCAAGGCACACGACGCAAGTTGTTGACCGCTGCGGCAGTCGTGAGCGGTGCAAGCGCGCTGGGCCTGCGACCCGCCTGGGCGCAATCTGCCCCAGCTATGCAGTCATCTTGGCCGTCCAAGCCCATTCGCATCATCGTGCCGTATGCAGCCGGGCAGGGTGCAGACGTGTTGACCCGACTGGTGGCCCACGAGTTGACCAAGACGCTGAATCAGCCCATCTACATCGAGAACCGGGCAGGAGCAGGCGGCAACATCGGCGCGGCCGCTGCGGCTCGGTCGGATGCTGATGGCTACACCTTCATGCTGGGCACCAACGCCATCAATGCGGCCAACGAGTTCCTGTACAACAACCGGGGCTTCGAGCCCAGCGACTTTGTTGGCGTGGCCATGATCGGCCTGCTGCCGATGGTGATCTGCACATCGGCCCCGGACCTGCCCACCAATGGCTTGGCTGAACTGATTGCGCGTGCCCGCGCCAAGCCGGGCACCTTGAACGTCGGGCTGCCCAGCACCACCGCACAGGTAGTGTTTGCAGAGTTCGTGAAGTCAGCCCAGGCCCCGCTGTTCGGCGTTATGTACAAGGGCTCCAGCCAGTCCTTGACCGACACGATCGGTGGCCAGATTCCCTTGGCCATCGACACGGTGACCGCATCACGCGCTTATGTCGCGACTGGCAAGCTGCGTGCATTGGCGATCACCTCGCTTGCCGCCAGCGACATGCTGCCGGGCGTTAAGCCGGTGTCAGAACAAGGCGTTCCCGGTTTTGATGTAGTGGCCTGGGATGCATTGTTTGCCCCGCGCGCCACGCCGCCCGAGATCGTCGCCAAGATGGGCGAACACATCCGCATGGCACTGCAAGCGGCCGATGCACGCCGCAAGATGATGGACATCGGTGTGGAACCGCTGGTGATGGGGCCAACAGAGCTGGACGCGTTTGTGAAAACCGAACGCACCAAGTGGGGCAGCATCATCAAGACAGCCGGAATCAAGGTGGAATAGCTAATACCCCTGAAACGACGCCAAACTACGCGGTTTTCAGATCATCGACACTCTCGGGTCGCACAACAACCCATCCAGAAAAACGCAACACGAATCGCACTACAAACTGCGGTACTGAACCACACCGCTTGACCGAATAAAGCACCAACGAATACGCAAGACCAAGACATCAACGCAAGGCCTCAATCCCGATTGACCAAGAATGCATTCTGCATTGTTTATCTGAGCCAGGAGATTCACTGTGAGCACTGTCATCAACGCCCCCCAGTCCGACGTCGGCAACGCACCTGCCGAGGGCCTTATCACCGACGAGGCAGTCGCCGCCGCACGCGCCATGATTGGCCTGCATCTGCGCCCGGAAGGCCCGTATCTGCAAGACGCTACCGCCGACACGCTGCGCAACTGGTGCAACGGCATTGGCGACCTGAACCCGCTGTATCGCGACGTGGGCTATGCATCGAGCACGCGTTACGGGTCCATGATCGGCCACCCCATGTTCCCGATGGCCTTCGGTTGGCTGGGCCGCACCCGCTGGGGCCTGCCGGGCGTGCACGGCTTCTACGCCGGCAACGACTGGGAACTGTTCCGCCATGTGCGTCCGGGCGACCGCATCACCTCCATTGAGCGCGTCGTCGGTGTCGAAGAAAAGGAAAGCAAGTTCTCTGGCCGCCTGGTATTGCAATACGTCGAAGCCAGCTACTTCAACCAGCGCGGCGAACTGGTGGCGCGTGCCTTGGGCACATGCACCCGGCATGAACGCAAGGCTGCACGCGACACCGGCAAGTACAAGGAAATCGTGCTGCATGAATACACCAACGAAGAGCACGACCGCATCGACGCCATGGTGCTGAACGAACCCAAGAACATTCGTGGTGCGAACGTGCGTTATTGGGAAGAAGTGGAAGTGGGCGAAGAACTGCCCACCATTGCACGCGGCCCGCTGTCCTTGATGGACACCATGGGCTTCCTGGTCGGTTGCGGTCGTGGCCACACCCACGGCGTGGTGTTGCAGGCAGCCGCCAAGCATCCCGGCCACTTCTTCCGCAACCCGGAAGCAGGCGGTGGCGTGGAATACACCGGCATCGGCCACCACCGCGAATCGGTCGCCAAGGAAGTGGGCGTGCCGGGCACCTACGACTACGGTCCGCAGCGTTCGTCGTGGATGTGCTCGCTGATCACCAACTGGATGGGCGATGCGGGCGTGATCAAGCGCGTGCGGACCGAGATGCGTCGCTTCAACATCATGGGCGACACCACCTTCTGCAAGGGCAAGGTAATTCGCAAATATGTGAAGAACAACACCGGCCTGGTGGACATCGAGATCGCGGCCGAAAACCAGCGCGGTGAAGTGACCACACCGGGTATTGCCACGGTGGCCTTGCCCTCGCGCGATGTGCGTCTGCCGGCCTTCCTGGATGGCTCGGCAATCGATCTTGAACTGCCGGTGACACGCTGAACGTGTACGGATTGAGCGTGCACCGATAGCGCGGACTACGCCCACCCCTTGCCAGAGAGTAGCTATGCAGTTCAACGATTCGCCACACACCGCCGCGCTGCCCTTGTCGGGCTGCCGCGTGCTGGAGCGCGCAAGCACGGTAGCCGCCGCCTATGCGGGGCGGCTGCTGGCCACCATGGGCGCGCAGGTCATCATGCTGGAGCCACCGGGTGGGTCACCGCTGCGGCGGGCCGCGCCCTTGCTGGATGACGGCGGAGAGAGCGCGCTGTTTGCCTACCTGGCGGTGGGCAAGCGCAGCATGGTCTGCGATCTGGCGAGCGCCGAGGGCAGGGCGCTGCTCGATCAGGAGCTTGAACACGCCGGCATGCTGATCGACGACACGCCCGTGGCGGGGCGGGAAGCGTTTGGTCTGGCACCGGACCGGCTGAGCATGCGCTTTCCGCATCTGGTGCATGTCAGCGTATTGCCCTTCGGTGCATCCGGCCCCAAGGCGGGGTGGGATGCGGCCGAGGTCAACCTGATCCACGCGGGTGGGGAGGGATACTTGCTGCCCAACGGCTTGTCCAATGAGTTGTTCCCAGACCGGGCACCGCTGAAGATCTACGGCCATTTCAGCGGTTATCAGGGCGGGGCGATGGCCGTGCTGTGTGCCTTGTCGGCATGGTGGGCGGTGCCGCAATGCGGCGGGCAATACGTGGACGTATCGGTGCAGGATGCGGTGTTGTCGGTGGGCGCGTTTGCGTTGCAACGTCTGGGCGATGGCTCGCTGGAACATCGCGCCACGCGCCGATTCCGATATGGCGGCGTGTTCGAGGCGCAAGACGGCTTCATTGAATTGCTGACGCTGGAAGATCGACAGTGGAGTTCGCTGGTGGCCTTGCTGGGCAGCCCCGACTGGGCACGTGATGCCGGCTTGCTTGACCCCTTGGAACGCAGCCGGCGCGGCAGTGAAATCAACGAACACATCCGTGGCTGGATGGCCAAAAACACGGTGGAAGACATCGTGCGTTGGGCACAAGAGCTGGGCGTGCCGGCCGGCAAGTACCGCACGCCTGCCGAGGTGGTCGACGGCGCGCAGGAACGGGCGCGTGGCCTGTTTGCGCCGTCCAAGCTGGAAAACGGTCAGCAGACCGATGTGTTGGTTGCCCCATTCCAGTTCCGCTGCACGCCGCTTGCCGGCGGCGGCTGTGTGCCCGCGCTGGGCGAGATGACCCAGGAGGTCCCGGTATGAACGCCCCTTGCGCACGTCGCGCGCCCTTGGCCGGTGTGCGTATCGCCGACTTCACGATTCATGCAGCAGGGCCGTTCTGCACGCATCTGCTGTCACAGCTTGGTGCTGAGTGCATCAAGATCGAAAGCCGCACGCGGCCCGATGCGTTTCGCAAACCGCACGCGGTGTACGGCCGTATGTCGGCGGCCACTTTCGATCAGGTATCTGCCAACAAGCTGTCGGTGCGCCTGAACCTGAAGCAGCCCGAGGCGATTGCGCTGGCCAAACGGATTGTCTCTGCCTCCGACATTGCGGCCGAGAGCTTCCGCCCTGGCGTGATGAAACGCCTGGGCCTGGGTTTCGATGACTTGCGGCAAGTGAAAGAAGACCTGGTATTCCTGTCCTTGTCGTCGTGCGGACAAAGCGGTCCCGACTCGCACTTCGCTGGCTACGCCCCCTTGTTCGGTGCCTGGGGCGGGCTGGGCTGGATGAGCGGATACAGCGATGGCCCGCCCGTGGAAATGCGGCACGTGATGGACCACTCGGCAGGTATTCACGCTGCCCTGGCCACCATGGCCGCGCTGCATCAACGACAATGCACAGGTGACGCGCAGCATGTAGACCTGGCCGCGCGTGAAGTGGCGTCGGCCATGATCGGCGACGCCCTGGTGCTGGCTAGCCTGGGCCTGACACCCGAACGGCCTGGCAACGCCGACCTGGGCATGGCACCGCATGGGGTGTACGCAACGGCGCAAGATGATCGCTGGCTGACGCTTGCGGTAAGAAGTGATGCTGAATGGCGCTTGTTGGCGCAGGTATTGGGCTTGAATGCGGATGACATGCGCTTTGTCAGCACCGCAGGCCGCCTGCGGCACCGTGAGGCTTTGGACGGCTTGCTGCTTGCGTCTTTTGCCCAGTGCAACGCCGACGACATGGCGGCCCGCCTGCAGGCGGCGGGCGTTTGTGCCCACGTGTCCTGGAATATGGAAGACATTGCCGCCGACCCGCATCTGCGGGCGCGCGGTGCCGTCACGGAAGTCAGCGCACCCGACATCCCAGCCAGGTTGGCAGTTGGCGCGCCTGCACGCTTCAGCCGTACCGGAGACGTGGGTATTCGACGCCTGACGCCAACGCTGGGCCAGGATGAGGAGTATGTTTTCGGTGAACTGCTTGGCCTGAGCACTGCGCAGCGCGCTGACCTAGAGGCACGCGAAGTCATTCTGTGACCCGGTTTGTGATTCCCCAATTCGATAAAGGAAGTTGACGATGAGCGATTCGATTTACCTGGTGCTGGACATGGAAAACGACTTGGTCCACGCCGATGGCCCGAACGGCAAGGCGGCCTACGGTGACCAAGTGCGCGGCCGGAATATTCTGGTCAACACCCGCCGCGCGCTGGACAAGGCCCGCGCGGCAGGCGTGCTGATCGGTTTCGTACGCGTGGGTTTCTCGCCCGACTACCGCGAGTGCCCGCCCAATTCGCCGATCTTCTCTGGCGCGCGCAAGAATGGCATCTTCAAGCTGGGCGAGTGGGGCACCGAGGTGCACCCCGACCTGGGCCAGCAGCCGGGTGACTTCGACATCGTCAAGCATCGCGTCAGCCCGTTTTATGCCACCAATCTGGAAGCCATCCTGCGCGCCAAGGGCATCAAACGCATCTACTGCTCGGGCATTTCCACCAATGCTGTGGTCCAGGCCCTGGTGCGAGAAGGCCATGATCGCGACTACGAGATGATCGTGCTGGAAGACGGCTGCTGCGGCGTGTCTGCCGAGGAACATGACAACGCGATCAAAGGCTTGCAGCGCTTCTGCCGCACGACCAACTCGCAAGATGTTGTGTTCGAGTAAGGCTATGTCTAGCCTACCCGCCACCCCAACCGTCAATCCACCGGTCAGCCTACCCGTGCCCCAGCTTGCGCGCAGTCTGCTGTTCGTGCCCGGCGACCGACCCGAGCGCTACGCCAAGGCCCTGGCTAGCGGCGCACACGACGTGGTCCTGGACTTGGAAGACGCCGTGGCCCCCGCCGCCAAAGACGCGGCGCGCGAGGCGGTAGGTGCTTGGCTGCGCGAGGGCAACCAAGCGCTGGTCCGCGTCAACGCCATCGACACCCCCTGGTTCGATGACGACATGGCCATGCTGCGATCCGTGCCCGGCGCAGGCGTCATGCTGCCCAAGGCCGACACTGCATCAACGGCCCACACGTTACGCGTGCTGCCCGGGCGTCGTGTGATTGCCTTGGTCGAAACCGTGGCGGGTTATCTGGACCTGAAAGCCCTGGTAGCGCTGGACGGCCTGGCCCGCATCGCTTTTGGCAGCGTGGACTTTTCTACGGAAAGCGGCATTGCCGACGAAGGCGACGCCATGACCGCCATTCGCACAAACATCGTGTTGGCATCCTGCCATGCCGGACTGGAAGCACCGGTTGATGGCGTCAGCCTGGAATTCCGGGACGAAGCCATCATGCGTGCAGACGCCCTGCGGTCGCGACAACTGGGCTTCGGCGGCAAATTGTGCATTCATCCCAACCAGGTTGCTGCGGTGAATGGTGCCTACCAACCCACTGCGGTCGAGCGAGACTGGGCGCAGCGTGTGCTGGCTGCCTTCCAGGAAAGCCGAGGGGCAGCCACGGCGGTAGACGGAAAAATGATCGACAAACCCGTGGTGGAAAGAGCACGGCGCATTGCAGCCACGCCTTCAGTGATGGATAGTGCATCATGTGAAAAACGGCCGTCTGCGGGGTAATTCATCAGCGGCCGACAACAGGTCTTCCCGCAGGGAAGGCCACTCAGGCTCAAGATATGGAATACCGAACCAAAGAAGAACAGGTCGCAGACTACCTGCGCGAGCGCATCATTTCTGGCGTGTACCCGCGCGGGTCACGCCTGAAGCAAGCCGAGATCGCCGAACAGCTGCACCTTAGCATCACCCCCGTGCGCGAAGCGCTGAAGCTGCTGGCGGCCGAAGGCTACGTCAGCGGTGACTCCTACCGTGGCGCGCGCGTCGTCCCCTTCGATGCGGGTGCATCGGCCGAAATACTGCAACTGCGCCTGCTGCTGGAATCCCAGCTGGTGCGCGGTGCGATGGAAAAGATCACCACAGAACACATGGCCGGCCTGCGTGCCCTGGCCGATGAGTTCGCCAACGCCTTCTCCACCGGCGACCGCGCCAGCGCGCGTGGGGTGAACTACCGTTTCCATCGCTACTTCTATGACATCGCGGAGATGCCGCAGACGCTGCATTTTGTGCAGATCCTGTGGGCAAGATACCCCTTCGATGTGATCAATTCCGCCACCGATCGCGGCAAGGATGCTGTGCGGGAACACGAAGAGATTCTGCAGGCCGTGTCGGCTGGGGATACCTCGACTGCGATGCTGGCGATGAGAAAGCATATCGAGTCGGGGTGGGGGGTGTTGAAGGCGATGAGCGAGTAAGCGTTTCCTGGCGTTTGCTAATTCTGTAGGGCTTCGTTTGCGTCGCAGAGACGCTTCAGGACCACGGAGTCCTCCGTATAAAACACTTCTGGGCAGGGCTCCTTTGGCCGGATCATGTTGACGATGATCTGGCCAAGGCGGAGATCGGGATTCGCCTGCCAGTAGCGGTTCAATTCGCTGAGTATTTCGTCAATGCGGGCGGGATCTCTCATGCTTGTACACCGGGGGCCACCGGGCCGGCAGAGATTGCCTCCAAGAACATTTCTCGCCCGCTCTTATTCTTGTATTTTCTCATTTTGGTGTGCCACCACCTTGTGCTTGGGTGCACTGCGCGTTTGACGGCAGTGATATCTTCGAGCGCTTTGATTGTTTGTGTGCTGGCCGCTGCTCGCCAAGCAAGCGTGCTGCAAAAAACAATCATGTCGGGTTTGAGGCAGCTGGCGACGGCCAG contains these protein-coding regions:
- a CDS encoding FAS1-like dehydratase domain-containing protein, producing the protein MSTVINAPQSDVGNAPAEGLITDEAVAAARAMIGLHLRPEGPYLQDATADTLRNWCNGIGDLNPLYRDVGYASSTRYGSMIGHPMFPMAFGWLGRTRWGLPGVHGFYAGNDWELFRHVRPGDRITSIERVVGVEEKESKFSGRLVLQYVEASYFNQRGELVARALGTCTRHERKAARDTGKYKEIVLHEYTNEEHDRIDAMVLNEPKNIRGANVRYWEEVEVGEELPTIARGPLSLMDTMGFLVGCGRGHTHGVVLQAAAKHPGHFFRNPEAGGGVEYTGIGHHRESVAKEVGVPGTYDYGPQRSSWMCSLITNWMGDAGVIKRVRTEMRRFNIMGDTTFCKGKVIRKYVKNNTGLVDIEIAAENQRGEVTTPGIATVALPSRDVRLPAFLDGSAIDLELPVTR
- a CDS encoding Bug family tripartite tricarboxylate transporter substrate binding protein — its product is MTEHQGTRRKLLTAAAVVSGASALGLRPAWAQSAPAMQSSWPSKPIRIIVPYAAGQGADVLTRLVAHELTKTLNQPIYIENRAGAGGNIGAAAAARSDADGYTFMLGTNAINAANEFLYNNRGFEPSDFVGVAMIGLLPMVICTSAPDLPTNGLAELIARARAKPGTLNVGLPSTTAQVVFAEFVKSAQAPLFGVMYKGSSQSLTDTIGGQIPLAIDTVTASRAYVATGKLRALAITSLAASDMLPGVKPVSEQGVPGFDVVAWDALFAPRATPPEIVAKMGEHIRMALQAADARRKMMDIGVEPLVMGPTELDAFVKTERTKWGSIIKTAGIKVE
- a CDS encoding CoA transferase — encoded protein: MQFNDSPHTAALPLSGCRVLERASTVAAAYAGRLLATMGAQVIMLEPPGGSPLRRAAPLLDDGGESALFAYLAVGKRSMVCDLASAEGRALLDQELEHAGMLIDDTPVAGREAFGLAPDRLSMRFPHLVHVSVLPFGASGPKAGWDAAEVNLIHAGGEGYLLPNGLSNELFPDRAPLKIYGHFSGYQGGAMAVLCALSAWWAVPQCGGQYVDVSVQDAVLSVGAFALQRLGDGSLEHRATRRFRYGGVFEAQDGFIELLTLEDRQWSSLVALLGSPDWARDAGLLDPLERSRRGSEINEHIRGWMAKNTVEDIVRWAQELGVPAGKYRTPAEVVDGAQERARGLFAPSKLENGQQTDVLVAPFQFRCTPLAGGGCVPALGEMTQEVPV
- a CDS encoding HpcH/HpaI aldolase/citrate lyase family protein; the protein is MSSLPATPTVNPPVSLPVPQLARSLLFVPGDRPERYAKALASGAHDVVLDLEDAVAPAAKDAAREAVGAWLREGNQALVRVNAIDTPWFDDDMAMLRSVPGAGVMLPKADTASTAHTLRVLPGRRVIALVETVAGYLDLKALVALDGLARIAFGSVDFSTESGIADEGDAMTAIRTNIVLASCHAGLEAPVDGVSLEFRDEAIMRADALRSRQLGFGGKLCIHPNQVAAVNGAYQPTAVERDWAQRVLAAFQESRGAATAVDGKMIDKPVVERARRIAATPSVMDSASCEKRPSAG
- a CDS encoding cysteine hydrolase; the encoded protein is MSDSIYLVLDMENDLVHADGPNGKAAYGDQVRGRNILVNTRRALDKARAAGVLIGFVRVGFSPDYRECPPNSPIFSGARKNGIFKLGEWGTEVHPDLGQQPGDFDIVKHRVSPFYATNLEAILRAKGIKRIYCSGISTNAVVQALVREGHDRDYEMIVLEDGCCGVSAEEHDNAIKGLQRFCRTTNSQDVVFE
- a CDS encoding SMP-30/gluconolactonase/LRE family protein; its protein translation is MTKQLSLQGEVIATGLKFPEGPVALPDGSVLVVEIAGGRLMRVSPTGELQVVAELGGGPNGAALGPDGHCYVCNNGGFSWRTDAGFSRPTGPAADYAGGCIQRVNLDTGAVDTLYTHCDGIALHGPNDIVFDAHGGFWFTDFGKTFEDRMLRGALYYARLDGSFIRRAAHPVLTPNGVGLSPDGKTLYMSETETARLWSYPVLSPGELGLEPWPSPNGGRLVHGLPGYQRFDSLAVEENGNICVATLVRGGISVISPDGNLLEFHAAPEGYCTNICFGGADRRTAFITLSGYGQLFAARWPRAGLALEA
- a CDS encoding GntR family transcriptional regulator — translated: MEYRTKEEQVADYLRERIISGVYPRGSRLKQAEIAEQLHLSITPVREALKLLAAEGYVSGDSYRGARVVPFDAGASAEILQLRLLLESQLVRGAMEKITTEHMAGLRALADEFANAFSTGDRASARGVNYRFHRYFYDIAEMPQTLHFVQILWARYPFDVINSATDRGKDAVREHEEILQAVSAGDTSTAMLAMRKHIESGWGVLKAMSE
- a CDS encoding CaiB/BaiF CoA transferase family protein, yielding MNAPCARRAPLAGVRIADFTIHAAGPFCTHLLSQLGAECIKIESRTRPDAFRKPHAVYGRMSAATFDQVSANKLSVRLNLKQPEAIALAKRIVSASDIAAESFRPGVMKRLGLGFDDLRQVKEDLVFLSLSSCGQSGPDSHFAGYAPLFGAWGGLGWMSGYSDGPPVEMRHVMDHSAGIHAALATMAALHQRQCTGDAQHVDLAAREVASAMIGDALVLASLGLTPERPGNADLGMAPHGVYATAQDDRWLTLAVRSDAEWRLLAQVLGLNADDMRFVSTAGRLRHREALDGLLLASFAQCNADDMAARLQAAGVCAHVSWNMEDIAADPHLRARGAVTEVSAPDIPARLAVGAPARFSRTGDVGIRRLTPTLGQDEEYVFGELLGLSTAQRADLEAREVIL